The Prunus dulcis chromosome 3, ALMONDv2, whole genome shotgun sequence genome segment TTTATTGCTTCTGGACTTGCCGAATATTTTGACAGGAAGATCAATAATAATTTATGATATCCCACCACCATAGTTAATTGTAATAATTTATTTGCTCGAGTTTAGGTCAAAATTCCCTATTTTAGAaaacttttatatattttttttaatgaagacGGCTTTATCGAGAACTCTTTATTACTTAGCATTGAAGTAACATGACTTGCATATAATTTGAgattaatcgttttattagttcCTGAATTTAGatccaatttatatttgaatcccttaatttccccaaaaaaaagaaaaaatttatatctttaaaataataataaaataaaaaattaaattttgaggGGAGTAAAAATCAGGATAGATGGGGgggagagattttttttttttaaaaaaaaattattcatattttaatcaattaaatacaaaaataccattttacctctgcatttaacagaaaagttaacaaaattgacgatATGatcatttgtcctaacgaaactaaaattgaattaCCACGAGaacgattttggaaattgaaggACTTAAATGCAAATCAGGTCTAAGTTCATggactaataaaatgattaacccTAAAATTTGAGTTATGCTACAGCGACTTGTGCATGCTCTCACATATAATTTCTAATTGTGAAATTGTTCGGTGAAGATGAAGCACATGTTTAACATGTGAACAGGTTATACAACATGAATAGACTTCAATACCATATAATAATTTATGAATAATACTAATCTTACTACATTTTTATACTATAATTTTATACCCAATGATATGGCAGTTGATGTGCACATACCACATTATGTAAAAtactagtttttatttttctaattttatttattaaaatacacttcattcatttaattgatgtggcatatgatatggacatgccacatcatgtggtttaaaaatatagaataaaaatatgataaggTTACTATTATGAGTCCAATTTTCATGTTACCTCCTTAGTTTTGTGACATGTTTCTCTTTACTTAACATAAAGTTAACTTTGTTGATTtccttaatttcttttattaatattaataataaaaataatgaaattaaagtaaaaaagagGTCTAATCCTCATATCCTCATCGTTTTGGTCGGCGCTGCCTCCTGCGCTCCATATCCTCTACCACAGCCAGCACTCTTCCTTGCTTTAGTAATTTTCCCTATATTTTCCAAGTGATTCCCCAAAGAATTGGTTCAAATTTTGTCGCACATTCAACATCGATGAATCCATCCGAAATTCACAAGCTTTTTCCCAATTAGTAAGTGGTAATACCGTACTATTGTATAATTTCTTCCTAAAAAGAACCTCTAAAATATTGTAttgatatttttattattattattattaaaaattagggaaattaatagagtttattttttgttacatAAGGGACACGTGTcacaaaattaagaagaaaacaagagcGCAAAAGGAATTTGGTAATAGGAAAAGTAGAGCCTACCAATGCAATATGAGCCAGAGAGGTGTAGCATTATCCTTTCTCTAGATGGGCCCACTTTGAAGCTAGTATTATACTATTTCTCACCGTGAGCTCCTAAACTTGACTTCCTTATTTCCCACGACACAAGTCCAAAGAGGTATAAAACGTGAAAACAGAGCCCGGCCTTCAAAGTTGAAcgaaatcattttattttttctgtaaCCAAAAAATCAGAGCCTCCGTTggcagaagaagaaagaaaaaccccACAACATCAACAGCCGCCATGAAAAAGCTCTACAACAAGAAAGGCAAAGTCCACCCATCTCCATCGCCGCCCTCCATAGCCGATCCTCTGGCTCTGCTTCCCGCAGCCATTCTCACCCTAACCGCAGCCCTCTGTGAAGAAGACAAGCAGGTCCTCGCCTACCTCATCTCCtgcaccaacaacaacaacaactcaGGCCGCAAATTCTGCACAACCCATGAGCCCAACAGAAGCGGAGGCGAGGCTGGTGGGCCCCGGCCCCACCTGCACCCTCCTCTGTTCCAGTGCGACTGCTTCAGGTGCTACACGAGCTTTTGGGCGCGCTGGGATGCTTCGCCCAATCGCCAGCTGATACATGAGATCATAGAGGCTTATGAGGAGAGGCTGgcggagaagaagaagaagctgaggAGCTCAAAGGTGAGG includes the following:
- the LOC117621568 gene encoding uncharacterized protein LOC117621568 — encoded protein: MKKLYNKKGKVHPSPSPPSIADPLALLPAAILTLTAALCEEDKQVLAYLISCTNNNNNSGRKFCTTHEPNRSGGEAGGPRPHLHPPLFQCDCFRCYTSFWARWDASPNRQLIHEIIEAYEERLAEKKKKLRSSKVRKAERRKMNKVGDDELIKGSRGNGHMGSGELGQVMMEEVEVGPDVVVVEMDGGDCSGDDEGSEVGMEKGTMRRLVSFIGDRIWGVWNRA